The DNA region ttttagtgtCTAGTCGTTGCGATTTTGTTTCTCTTGGTATTCCAAGCACATGGTGGCCTGCAGAATGATTTGGGATTATCCAGTAACGACAGACAGCAGGTGCCGACAAGCGCAATCTCTGACGATATTCGGAAGCAGCTGCAAGATGTGAGGTTTACGTTGGAAAAGTTCAACACGCACTATCTGATCAATTTGGAGCAGCGAATGATGAACATTCTAACGACGATGACCAGTCTGGATAGCAACATAAAAAGTTTACAGGAAAAGGCACAGGTTTGGGACGTCTTTCAGCATCACATTGGGGCTTGGAATGATCACATCAAGTCTGTGGACCAAAAGATGGAACTGTTGAAGAAGTataatgatttgaaatttattagaaattgttttcatacaacatttgTCTCTGTAGGGCACACGAAAGTACGCCACCAGCGCTAGAAACACGACTGTCGAATCTGGACTTTAAAGTGCAGCACGTGTTCGATAAGGTTGATACAATCAACGAAAAGTTGCACGACATTACGAAAACCGTCTATGCCTTATCCAGTGCCAATCGTGCCAGACGAAACGATCGCGAATCAACTGATCAAGCCGCGGTAATGACCAAGATCAGTACTCTACAGAAACAACTTAATCGCTTGGAGTCCACTTCTGCCAATTGCCAGAAGAAAAATGGAAACGGAATTGGTGGCACCAAAGTGAAAAAGGAAGTTCAGGAGTTTGAAGATGAGGTTGATGATTTCCTGGACAAACTTGCAACAAAGAAGCTAAAGGATATTGCTGCAAATCGTAAGCACGGTCGATCTCTGGATAGTTTAACCAACTTGCTACGAACCGTTGATGAACGGACTGTAAGGATCTACGACCTGGAAGCGAATCAGTTTGAGCAGATTCTGAGTTGCTGCAAACGAACCGATCGCGAAATAACGACTTTTACGAATAGTGCggatattttattgaaacgCATCGAACGGCTGGTGATCAACGTTGATGCGAAAATTGAAACTCGGAATCTACGGCAATGCGAGCGAAACAGTTCTATGAAAGTTGAAGACGACGTTGTAACGGATCTTGGAAGTGGCGAAGGAGCTGTCCCGACTACAACTGAGAAAGATTACAAAgcaatcgaaatcgaaattgaTGATCCGGAAGTTTCAGCCGATTTTCATCAACCGAACAAGCAGGGCTGCCACCAGCTTACGATCAGACAAAACGGTGTCTACACCTTCGGCGAGATAGAGCTGAACGAGGCAAATCGAGACTTCAACAGACGTTACTGCTACTTTGCTACCGACGGACCAGCATGGACCGTGATCCAGCGACGCAAGTTGGACGATCTGCAGGAAAACTTTAATCGCAGCTGGAACGAATACAAATATGGATTTGGAGATTTGGGCCATGAGTTTTGGCTCGGGAATGACTTCATTAACACGTGATACGCTTTGCGACCCAAGTTGTCGACTGTCTTAATCATTTCACTAAAACCTATTCTAGATTAACCTACGACGACAACGTTGAGCTGCGAGTTGAACTCTGGGATTTTGAAGGGAACTCGGCATGGGCTGAGTTCAAAACGTTTCGAATCGATTCCGAGAGATTCAACTACAATTTGATGGTGAGCGAGTACCACGGAAATGCTTCGGACGCGATGAGCTATCACAACGATCAGGACTTTAGCACGTTCGACCGGGCTAACGACAAATCGAACGGATCTTTTGCGTGTGCTTTAACTTATGGAAGTGGATGGTGGTTTAACAGGTGACTCTTTATGAATAAGCGAAATAATTACCTTTAACTAAAAATCGTTATTTTCTAGCTGTGctgagtcaaatttgaatggaatcTACTATGCTGACGATCCAAAATTGCACAAATCTACGGGAATCTTGTGGGAAACATGGCTCGGTGATTATTCACTGAAGGAGTCCACAATGATGATTCGATCAAGAGAAGTGTGGACGACGGAAGGGGAACCACAGGATCCTTAACATCAAAAATCTATATTACGATAGTATGATTATCAAACATGTAATAATTGTATTCAGGATACTTTTCAATCCCTTCAAATTATGATCTTAACGTACACACAACTGTATTTAATCCATCCTATTccaataaaaaatgattttataatgCTTTTATATTTCATAAGGGAAAATGCATTCTTATCACATTCATATTATAAGCCTATCTTTGGCCATAAAGTAGCCTCGTGACATAAGTCCTGATTCACATTCTTGAAAATCCTTCGCTtcactcgcgagcacaaatcgTACGCGACGCAAACCTGCCAAGATTAATTCCTTAGTTTCGTTTGTCTCGCTCCTCTCTGAGCATGCTCTTGTGTGAATGTCGCCGATGAGTGAAGTAGGCCCAGCAACCTTGCCAGCAACTCACGAAGGATTAGAATCGCTGTGTGAAACAATCGACCAAATCGCCGACGCTGATTCACcgtttttaaccctctaactcccagagctgtttgcttatcgtaaaaatagtaaatggctaaattttggtacaataatgtaATGTA from Culex quinquefasciatus strain JHB chromosome 3, VPISU_Cqui_1.0_pri_paternal, whole genome shotgun sequence includes:
- the LOC6037557 gene encoding angiopoietin-2, which produces MMACLVVAILFLLVFQAHGGLQNDLGLSSNDRQQVPTSAISDDIRKQLQDVRFTLEKFNTHYLINLEQRMMNILTTMTSLDSNIKSLQEKAQVWDVFQHHIGAWNDHIKSVDQKMELLKKAHESTPPALETRLSNLDFKVQHVFDKVDTINEKLHDITKTVYALSSANRARRNDRESTDQAAVMTKISTLQKQLNRLESTSANCQKKNGNGIGGTKVKKEVQEFEDEVDDFLDKLATKKLKDIAANRKHGRSLDSLTNLLRTVDERTVRIYDLEANQFEQILSCCKRTDREITTFTNSADILLKRIERLVINVDAKIETRNLRQCERNSSMKVEDDVVTDLGSGEGAVPTTTEKDYKAIEIEIDDPEVSADFHQPNKQGCHQLTIRQNGVYTFGEIELNEANRDFNRRYCYFATDGPAWTVIQRRKLDDLQENFNRSWNEYKYGFGDLGHEFWLGNDFINTLTYDDNVELRVELWDFEGNSAWAEFKTFRIDSERFNYNLMVSEYHGNASDAMSYHNDQDFSTFDRANDKSNGSFACALTYGSGWWFNSCAESNLNGIYYADDPKLHKSTGILWETWLGDYSLKESTMMIRSREVWTTEGEPQDP